The Nitrosomonas communis genome has a segment encoding these proteins:
- a CDS encoding Arm DNA-binding domain-containing protein, with amino-acid sequence MNYRYAGKQKTLAIGAYPAITLSAARKKRDEARNLLIKDIDPVMVKAVNKQAKNHAHENTF; translated from the coding sequence ATGAACTACCGATATGCAGGTAAGCAGAAAACTTTAGCTATTGGTGCTTATCCAGCTATTACCCTATCTGCTGCGCGTAAGAAAAGAGACGAAGCGCGAAATTTGCTTATTAAAGATATTGACCCGGTGATGGTGAAAGCCGTAAACAAGCAAGCCAAGAATCATGCTCACGAAAACACATTTTAA
- a CDS encoding DUF6988 family protein, with the protein MIAQSRLDNAYQFSDCLMQTMRGIPLYGGLRVQAAAACYGIVVHHFNAILLTIQNRIYASSSALERVMLEAFINGEWIRSCATDDEINILYEEGRYPSPKINKRIKAIEEMGEWNGELEKYYKDN; encoded by the coding sequence ATGATTGCTCAATCAAGACTAGATAATGCTTATCAATTTTCAGATTGCTTAATGCAGACTATGAGAGGGATTCCCCTTTATGGAGGGTTAAGAGTACAGGCAGCTGCAGCATGCTATGGTATTGTTGTGCATCATTTTAATGCTATTCTCCTTACTATTCAAAATAGAATTTATGCTTCTAGTTCTGCATTAGAGAGAGTGATGCTAGAAGCTTTTATAAATGGAGAGTGGATTAGATCATGCGCCACAGATGATGAGATTAACATTCTATACGAAGAAGGTAGGTATCCCAGTCCCAAAATTAATAAGCGGATTAAAGCTATTGAAGAAATGGGGGAATGGAATGGTGAGTTGGAGAAATATTACAAAGATAACTAG